Genomic DNA from Helicobacter pylori NQ4053:
GCTGTTATAGCTGTTACACCTATTGCTGAATTAAACCATGAGTTAGGATGCGTTTTTAAATAATCATCCGCAGTCTTAACATTCCCACATATCCAATCGCTTTTTTTAATTTGTTTTTTTATCGAGTCTTTTATCGCCTCCCAAAAAGCAATCCCCATTATAGACATTCCCACATTCTTAAAAACTTTCTTTTCTTTTGCCGTTTTTACTAATTTCATCATCATTGTTGCAAGCATCACTAAAACCCTTATAACAGGCATTTAAATCCTTTCAAAAAACAATCTCACTTTTCAAAATCTTATTATTGTAGTGTATATAGCCATATTTAATCGCTATTAAACAATTGGTTTGAAAAATTGTGAGGATCAATCCAATCAGATTTTTCTAATCCATTCCAACAAAACTTGATACAAGTTTCCCTTATACCTTAAACTCACACCCTTTTAAAGGGAATAATAATAATAAGCGATTTTTCTATGGCAAGAAACTGATTGATGTCTCCTAGAAGCTAAAAACGATTTTATGGTGTTTTCTTATGCCTTACACCCTTTTACTATAACCATAACCCGCTTTTTCTGCTTTTTTCTCGGTATTAGCAACTACTTTTATTTCTTTACTAACATCAGCAAATATTTTTTGAAGGAACAAAAGGCTTTGAGAGGTTGAAAGGTGGGCTTGTGGGTCTGGTTTTAAATTTCTCATTTCAAGCATTTTAGCTTGAGCTTTAGAGCGTATTTTTAGATTTTCTTTTTGCCATTCTTCTGTAGCGTTAAAATCTCTAGGGTCTAGTTCTAAATAAGCGATAGAACTTGGTTTATAGAAATCCACTTGTTTAGCGATAGCTTTTTGTGAATAGGGCAGAGATTCCAGCTCTTTTTGCAAATAAGCTATAAGCTCTTGCGCTTTTGATCCTCTTTGAGAGCGGGGTTGTTTAGAGTTTGGAAGGTGTTTTGGCTGGATAGGGGTTTGATTGGTTTTTGTAGGTTTAGGGGTTTTGCATTCAGCTTCTATTTCTATAGCAATACCAGTAGTAATACCGGTTTTAATTCTTGCTTTTTTAATAAACAATTGGCCATGTTTTTCTTGGCAATTTTGTTCTGTTTCTTTAATGAAATCTTTCTGTTCTTTAATCAAATCTCTTTGTGTATTAATTGTCTTTTGTTTTTGCTGTTCTAACTCTATCTCACTCTTATTTGCTTTTTGTTTTTCTTGTTCTGTCTTTTGTCTTTCTTGTTCTGCTTTTATTTGACTATTAGCGAGTTCTATCCCACTCTTGTTTGTTTTCTGTCTTTCTTGTTCTGTTTTCTGTTGTTCTTGTTCTGTCTTTTGCTTTTCTTGTTCCAACTCTATTTGTTTATCAATATCACCAACGCTACAAGCGGCTAATAATAAACTTGTCGCTATTGTTAATCCTGAATATTTCCACCAATTGATTTGATTTTCTTTTTCAGCTTGTTTGGATTTATCTTGGACTTTATCATCTAATTCTTTCGCTTTCCTGCACGCAACATGGGTCAATACTACTAATGCCGCCCTGCTTTTCTTGGGGTGTTTTTTTACAAGTCCTCTAACTTTCTTTGCGATCTTTGTAAAAAACCCACCAATTGATCTGATCATATTTGTAATGGCACTCGCTTGTTTAAAATGAGTCTCTTTATTTGCCTTTGCGTTAGCTGTCTCTGTGTTCTTGCCAACCTTATTTGTTTTTCCTGTTTTTACTGATTCCATTACCAACCTTTTTTCAAAAAACAATCTCACCTTTCAAAATTATATCATGGAAACTAATACGAAAAAACCCACTCAAGTTAAATTAACCCATTTATTATCAAGTTAAGCCATGGTCTTTCAACTCTTTTTCTAACTTGGCTACGGCGTTCCAAGTGGGGATCACGCTATCAGGGTTTAAAGAAATGGAAGTGATGCCCTCTTTGACTAAAAACTCTGTCACTTCAGGGTAATCGCTTGGGGCTTGCCCGCAAATCCCGCAATATTTGTTGTGCCTTTTACAAGCTTCAATCGCTTTTTTAAACATTTTTAGCATCGCTTCATTCCTTTCATCAAAGACATGGCTGACTAACTCGCTGTCTCTATCCACGCCTAAAGTGAGCTGGGTTAAATCGTTTGATCCAATAGAAAAGCCATCAAACAAGCTTAAGAAATCATCAGCCAAAATGACATTCACCGGTAATTCGCACATGATATAAATTTCAAGCCCATTTTTACCGGATTCTAAATTGTTTTTTCTTAAGATTTCTAGGACTTTTTTACCCTCTTCAATGGTGCGCAAAAAAGGGATCATCACTTTCATGTTCGTCAAGCCCATTTCTTCTCTTACTAGTGCTAAGGCTTCACACTCCCATGAAAACGCTTCATTATAGCTCTCTGAATAATACCGACTAGCCCCCCTATAGCCAAGCATGGGGTTTTCTTCATTAGGCTCATAGCTAGAGCCGCCAAGCATGCGCATGTACTCATTGGATTTGAAATCGCTAGTCCTTACAATGACGGGTTTAGGGTAAAACGCCGCGCTGATCATGCCAATGCCTTCAGCGATTTTTTTCACAAAAAAATCTTTAGGGTTAGCATAGCCTGCCATGAGGTTTTCAATTTCATTTTTTTCTTTCACGCTTTTTTTGTGGTGCAAATCCACTAAAGCTAAGGGGTGGGCTTTGATTTGATTTAAAATAATCATTTCCATTCTGGCCAGCCCTACGCCGTGATTAGGGAGTTGAGAAAAGCTAAAGGCTTTTTCAGGGTTTCCAATGTTAATGTAAATTTTTGTTTGAGTTTCTTGCATGTTAGAAAGCTCCACCCTTTCAATTTCATGCTCATAAATGCCTGCATACACATAGCCCTCTTCGCCCTCAGCGCAAGAAACCGTGATTTCCATGCCGGTATAAAGGCTATCAGTCGCCCCGCTTACCCCAACAATAGCTGGCACGCCAATTTCTCTAGCCACAATAGCAGCATGGCAAGTGCGCCCTCCACGATTGGTGATAACCGCGCTCGCTTTTTTCATGCAAGGCTCCCAATCTGGATCGGTATTGTCTGTAACTAAAATTTCGCCCTCTTTAAAAGAATTCATGTGCTCCAAATCATTGATGATACGCACTTTCCCTGAGCCAATTTTACTCCCAATCGCTCTGCCTTGTAAGATAATTTCTTTTTTTTCGTTAGGGTTTTTGAATTTGAATTTTTCAAAGACTTGACTTTCTTCTTTACTTTTTTGGCTTTGAACGGTTTCTGGGCGCGCTTGAACGATAAAGATTTCCCCGCTCTCGCCATCTTTAGCCCATTCTATATCCATAGGGCGGTATTGTTTGGCTTCTTTAGAGTAGTGTTTTTCAATTTCAATGGCGTATTTGGCTAAAATCAGCACGTCTTCATCGCTCAATGAAAAGGACTGCCATTCTTTTTTGGTGGTTTTAATGTTTCTGGTGGGGTGTTCGCTACCCCTTGGGGCATAGACCATTTTTTGCGTTTTATTGCCGAGTTGGCGTTTGATAATGGGGCGTTTGTTTTGCTCTAAAGTGGGCTTAAACGCATAAAATTCATCAGGGTTTATCGTGCCGCCCACCACATTTTCGCCCAACCCCCACGCTGAAGTGATAAACACCGCGTCTTTAAAACCGGTTTCAGTGTCAATAGAAAACATCACGCCCGCACTGCCTTTATCCGCTCGCACCATTTTTTGCACCCCCACGCTCAGCGCGACTTTTAGATGATCAAACCCACGACTCGCCCTATAACTAATCGCTCTGTCGGTAAAAAGCGACGCTAAACAGGATTTGATATAATGGATCAATTCTGTTTTACCCTTAATGTTTAAATAAGTGTCTTGCTGCCCGGCAAAAGAAGCGTCCGGTAAATCTTCTGCAGTAGCGGAACTCCTTACCGCCACATCGGCTTCTTTCATGTCGTATTGCTGGCTTAAAATTTCATAAGCTTGAAAAATCTCATCTCTTAAATCGCTAGGAAAAGGCGTGCCAAAAATAAGCTCTCTGATTTGTTTGGAGCGGATTTTTAACACATCAATTTCCGTGGCATCAACATTTTCTAAAAGCTCTATGATTTTTTGCTTAGCCCCCCCTTGCTCCAAAAGATACCAATACGCTTCGCTCGTGATCGCAAAGCCATCAGGCACTTTAATACCAATTGGCACTAATTCTTGAAACATTTCACCAATGCTAGCGTTCTTGCCCCCAACTAGATTCACATTCTTATTGTTCAACTCTTTGAAAAACTTGATATATCGCACAAAACTCCCTTAAAATGATCATTAAGTTTCTTAAAACAAAAATATAACAATAATAGCATGATAGAGCTTTAGTTTTAGCCAGTTTGTGTTCTAAGCTTTGTTAATAAGGGGGTGTATTCTTTTTGGTTTATGATTTTATTGTATAATGAGCGGTTAGTTAGGTATTTTTGAATAGAAAGGGTGGTTTTGTATAGGCGGTTGCTATTGAATTTGTTTTGTATGGTGTTTTTACAAGCGTGTTTAAAGCCTATGAGCGACCCTAAAGCTGAGAAAGTGGATTCGCAAGTGCAATGCGGGTTTGGCTCAAAAGATTGCTAAAAGCATTGAAAAAATATTGAAAAAGTATTAAAGAAAGGAAACATAAGTTTTAAAGAATGAGTGCGGAACTGATTGCTGTTTATAAAGACGAGCAAATAATAGATTTAGAGAGCGCAAAAGTCTTAGGGCTGAGCGATGGGTTCGAAGCGTTAAAAGGGAGCGAGCCGATATTTTTTGATGATTCGCCTTTGGCTTTAGAAGTGATCAGGCATTCATGCGCGCATTTGCTCGCGCAAAGCTTGAAAGCCCTTTATCCGGACGCGAAATTTTTTGTAGGCCCTGTGGTAGAAGAGGGGTTTTATTACGATTTTAAGACTTCTTCAAAAATCAGCGAAGAGGATTTGCCTAAAATTGAAGCGAAAATGAAAGAGTTTGCGAAGTCAAAGCTCGCTATCACTAAAGAGGTTTTAACCAGAGAGCAAGCTTTGGAGCGTTTTAAGGGCGATGAATTAAAGCATGCGGTGATGAGTAAAATCAGTGGCGATATATTTGGCGTGTACCAACAAGGCGAGTTTGAAGATTTGTGTAAGGGGCCACACCTCCCAAACACCCGTTTTTTAAACCATTTCAAGCTCACTAAACTGGCTGGGGCTTATTTGGGTGGCGATGAAAACAATGAAATGCTCATTAGAATCTATGGCATCGCTTTTGCCACCAAAGAGGGCTTAAAAGACTACCTTTTCCAAATAGAAGAAGCGAAAAAACGGGATCACAGAAAGCTAGGCGTGGAGCTAGGGCTTTTTAGCTTTGATGATGAGATAGGGGCGGGTTTGCCTTTATGGCTGCCTAAAGGGGCAAGGCTTAGGAAACGCATTGAAGATTTATTGAGCAAGGCGTTACTTTTAAGAGGCTATGAGCCGGTTAAAGGCCCTGAGATTTTAAAGAGCGATGTGTGGAAAATCAGCGGGCATTATGACAACTATAAAGAAAACATGTATTTCACCACGATTGATGAGCAAGAATACGGCATAAAGCCCATGAATTGCGTGGGGCATATTAAAGTCTATCAAAGCGCTTTGCACAGCTACAGAGATTTGCCCTTAAGGTTTTATGAATACGGCGTGGTGCATCGGCATGAAAAAAGCGGCGTGTTGCATGGGCTTTTAAGGGTTAGGGAATTTACCCAAGATGATGCGCATATTTTTTGCTCTTTTGAACAGATCCAAAGCGAAGTGAGTGCGATTTTAGATTTTACGCATAAAATCATGCAAGCGTTTGATTTTAGTTATGAAATGGAATTATCCACAAGGCCGGCTAAATCCATAGGCGATGATAAAGTTTGGGAAAAGGCCACTAACGCTTTAAAAGAAGCCCTAAAAGAACACCGCATTGATTATAAAATTGATGAAGGGGGAGGGGCTTTCTATGGGCCTAAGATTGACATTAAAATCACTGACGCTTTAAAGCGTAAATGGCAGTGCGGCACGATTCAAGTGGATATGAATTTGCCTGAACGCTTCAAGCTCGCTTTCACTAATGAACACAATCACGCTGAACAGCCGGTGATGATCCATAGGGCGATTTTAGGCTCGTTTGAAAGGTTCATTGCGATTTTGAGCGAACATTTTGGGGGGAATTTTCCTTTCTTTGTCGCGCCCACTCAAATCGCTCTCATCCCTATTAATGAAGAGCATCATGTTTTTGCTTTGAAATTAAAAGAGGCACTAAAAAAGCACGATATTTTTGTAGAAGTGCTGGATAAAAACGACAGCTTGAATAAAAAAGTGCGATTAGCCGAAAAGCAAAAAATCCCTATGATTTTAGTGTTAGGGAATGAAGAGGTGGAGACCGAAATTTTATCCATTAGAGACAGAGAAAAACAAGCTCAATATAAAATGCCCTTAAAGGAGTTTTTAAACATGGTTGAATCTAAGATGCAAGAGGTTAGTTTTTGAGTAGAAGCGAAGTGTTGTTAAACGGAGACATTAATTTTAAAGAAGTGCGTTGCGTGGGCGATGATGGCGAAGTGTATGGGATTATTTCTTCCAAAGAAGCGCTAAAAATCGCTCAAAATTTAGGCTTGGATTTGGTTTTGATTTCAGCGAGCGCGAAGCCCCCTGTGTGTAAGGTGATGGATTATAATAAATTCCGCTACCAAAATGAAAAGAAAATCAAGGAAGCCAAGAAAAAGCAAAAGCAAATTGAAATCAAAGAGATCAAGCTTTCCACTCAAATCGCGCAAAACGATATTAACTACAAAGTCAAGCATGCGAGAGAATTTATTGAATCCAACAAGCATGTTAAATTCAAAGTGGTTTTAAAGGGTAGGGAGAGCCAAAACTCAAAAGCCGGGCTTGATGTGCTTTTGAGAGTCCAAACGATGATGCAAGATTTAGCCAATCCTGAAAAAGAGCCAAAAACCGAGGGGCGTTTTGTTTCATGGATGTTTGTGCCTAAGGCTAAAGAAACCCCCAAAAATGAAAAGAAAACCAAAGAAAATAACCCGCCTTTTAATCGTATTAACCTTATGAAAGGAGAAAATCATGCCAAAAATGAAGACTAATCGCGGCGCGTCCAAGCGTTTCAAAGTCAAAAAAAACTTGATTAAGCGTGGCAGCGCTTTTAAGAGCCATATTTTGACTAAAAAGCCCTAAGCGTAAAGCTAATTTGAACGCGCCAAAACATGTGCATCACACTAACGCGCATTCTGTCATGTCGTTGCTTTGCAGGGCTTAGGAATGCTCATTAGAAAGTGGAGTTAATCCCCTTATTTAAGGGAAAGTCGTTTTAAAAACGCACCTAAAAATATTTTAAAAAGAAAGGTAAAGAAATGAGAGTTAAAACAGGCGTTGTGCGCAGAAGACGCCATAAAAAAGTCTTAAAACTCGCTAGAGGGTTTTATAGTGGCAGAAGAAAGCATTTTAGAAAGGCTAAAGAACAGCTTGAAAGGAGCATGTATTACGCCTTTAGGGATCGCAAACAAAAGAAAAGAGAGTTCAGGAGTTTGTGGGTGGTAAGGATCAATGCGGCTTGCAGAATGCACAATACAAGCTATTCGCGCTTCATGCATGCTTTAAAAGTGGCTAACATTGAATTAGACCGCAAGGTTTTAGCAGACATGGCGATGAATGACATGCAAGCTTTTAAGAGCGTGTTAGAGAGCGTGAAAGAGCATCTTTAATCTCTGTTGGCTGTTAAGGTTTTAGTTTTAGCCTAAAAAAGGTGAGAGGATTTAGGAATTTTTACTAAAAAGTTCCTAAAATTGATTTTTATTTCAATTTATTCTCATTCAATCGCTATATTTAATCAAAAAGAAAGCAATTTTATAGTAGAATGTAGCATTTAGAACTCAAATAGAGAAAATGTAGAAGGAAGGAATACATGAAGAAATCTGTTATAGTAGGTGCTATCTCTCTAGCAATGACGAGCTTGTTGTCAGCAGAGACCCCTAAGCAACAAAGTGCTATTAAGACTAGCCCTACCAAAAAAGGTGAAAGAAATGCTGCTTTTATAGGGATTGATTACCAGTTGGGTATGCTTAGCACTACCGCTCAAAATTGTTCCCATGGGAATTGTAATGGTAATCAAAGTGGGGCTTATGGCTCTAACACGCCTAACATGCCTACAGCGTCAAACCCAACAGGAGGGCTTACCCATGGTGCTCTAGGGACTCGTGGGTATAAGGGCTTAAGCAACCAACAATACGCTATCAATGGTTTTGGTTTTGTTGTAGGGTATAAGCATTTTTTTAAGAAAGCCCCACAATTTGGAATGCGTTATTACGGATTCTTTGATTTTGCAAGCTCTTATTATAAGTACTACACTTATAATGATTATGGCATGAGAGACGCTCGCAAGGGTTCTCAAAGTTTCATGTTTGGCTATGGGGCTGGCACAGATGTGTTGTTTAACCCAGCTATTTTCAATCGTGAGAACTTGCATTTTGGGTTTTTTCTTGGCGTTGCGATCGGCGGTACCTCTTGGGGTCCAACAAACTATTATTTTAAGGACTTGGCTGAAGAGTATAGAGGGAGTTTCCACCCATCAAATTTCCAAGTCTTAGTGAATGGCGGGATTCGTTTAGGCACGAAACACCAAGGTTTTGAAATTGGCTTGAAAATCCAAACCATCCGCAACAATTACTACACCGCTAGTGCGGATAATGTACCTGAAGGGACTACTTATAGATTCACCTTTCACCGCCCCTATGCCTTTTATTGGCGTTACATTGTAAGCTTTTAAGGTGTTTTAGGGTTAATTTATGGGGGGGTATAGAAAAGGGCTTTTGCTCTTTATGGCCTTTTATGACTTTTTTTCTTATGCTAAAGCCGTTATAAAGCGTTATCATAAACTCACTAAACAATAGCGTGGCGCTAGTCATCGCAAGCAGCCTATCTAATCAAAAGACAGCACAGATTGTTGATTATAAAAAATGTTCAAAGGCATTTTTTAAAAGATTAAGCAATGAAAGAGCTTGCGTCAAGCAAGCGATATTCTCTTAAAAAGGCGATCTTCTTGGGTTAGGGGATTTAGTTGGGGTTGTAGGGGAACTATTTCAAAATACCCCTATCCCCTTAGTTTTGCATTAAAACAAAGTAACCAAAATCCCATTTTTTAAAAAAATGAAAGAGCGTTAATAAATAAGGTTTATCAATATTTGATGAGAATAAGGAATATAAGTTATTTTTAATGGAGTAGGTGGTAAAATCCTTGCGATTTCATTTTATTTTTGAATTGGGAGCATTTGATGAAAAAATTGGCGTTTTCTTTATTATTTACAGGGACTTTTTTGGGGCTTTTTTTGAATGCGAGCGATTTTAAGAGCATGGATGATAAGCAACTATTGGAGCAAGCCGGGAAAGTTGCTCCTAGCGAAGTTCCAGAGTTTCGCACAGAAATCAATAAGCGATTAGCAGTGATGAAAGAAGAAGAGCGTAAAAGTTATAAAGCGGATTTTAAAAAAGCGATGGATAAGAATTTAGCTTCTTTAAGCCAAGAAGATCGCAACAAGCGTAAAAAAGAAATTCTTGAAGTGATTGCCAACAAAAAGAAAACAATGACCATGAAAGAATATCGTGAAGAGGGGTTGGATTTGCATGATTGTGCATGCGAAGGTCCTTTTCATGACCATGAAAAAAAGGGAAAAAAAGGGAAAAAACCAAGCCATCCTAAGCATTAGCACTTAGGGTGTGCTAACTTTTTTTGATTTTTGTAAAACCACGCCATAAGCCCCTAGCTTTTGGCTGTGGGGATTAGGGCGTTTTCGTGTTATAATTATCATGGCGTTTGGGCGTTGACTCTTAAAATAGAGACTATCTATCTGGTGGGTGGGTCTTGCTACTCTTAAATCCTTTAGCTGTAAAGAGCGTCTCAAATTTTTAGAGTTAAAGTTTTTGGAGTGTTTGTATTTTTTGGATATTTATAGTATCATACCCAAATGATAAATACCCTTTGAGAGTCTGTATTTTAAGACGGCTAAAACAGCTTGAATTCTAGGTGGTTCTTTATCAATAGAAGAAAATTTCAAAAGAGAGCTTTTATGAAGAACGGTATCTGTTTTTGTTGCGGTTATATATTGATTAGGAGTTTGGTGTGAAACGGATTTTATTTTTTTTAGCGGCTACGACTTTTTTGTTGAGAGCAGAAACGGATTCTGCCACTATTAACACTACAGTTGATCCCAATGTTATGTTTTCTGAAAGCTCCACAGGGAATGTGAAAAAAGACCGCAAGAGGGTTTTAAAGAGCATGGTTGATTTGGAAAAAGAGCGCGTGAAGAATTTTAACCAGTATTCTGAAACCAAGATGAGTAAGGGCGATTTATCCGCTTTTGGAGCTTTCTTTAAAGGGAGTTTGGAAGATTGCGTGGAACAAAAGATTTGTTATTATGAGCATAGGAATGGCAAGGTTTCTTTTGTGGTGAATGACAGAGAAAAGTTTTATAAGCATGTGCTTAAAGATTTAGGGACAGAGCTTTCACTCCCTTTGTTTAACTGGCTTTACAAAGGCTCGGATTTTGGGGCTTTGCATGAGCAGTTTGGGGATATGTATGATGGGTATATCAAATACTTGATCAGTATGGTTAGGGTGAGCCAAAAAGAAAAGGCTAGAAAACTGGATGCAGTCGCTCTTAAAAAAATGGAGGAACAAGCTGAGAAAGACACTAAGGCAGCGTTTCAAAAGAGGAGCAGTGGGGAGCTTCAAAACCATACTGATAGCCCTGAATTTATAAGCTCTTCTAAGAGGACACAGAACGCTTCTAATTCGGATCTAGATTCTATGACTAATGCTAACACGCTCAAAGAAACAGCTTCAAAAGAGCCAGAGGCTTCTTCAAAAAAAGAGAAAAAGCCCAAGAAAAAACGCCGCCTTTCAAAGAAAGAAAAACAACAACAAGCCTTGCAACAAGAGTTTGAAAAGCAAATTAGCGACTCTAGTAAGTCTGAAAAATAGTAAAATAGCCCTAGCTTACCTTTTAGTAGGGGGCTTTAAATAAATCTCTTAAGCACTCCTTTTTAGGCTTTATATTTGGGCTTTTAGCTCCCTATCACTCCATCCTATGTTTTAGGCTATCTTTTTAAAAACCACCGCTTTTTTAGAATCTTCAAACTTTTTGGCTTTTTTTGTGGTAACGATTGGTAACGATTAGCTTAAGGTTTTGTTACGCAAAAATCTTTGAAATATAGCGATTGATAGAGTTAAACACAATCTCACATTCCAACGCATTTTATAAAGCGTGTAAAAAGTTTTGGTTTTATTTTAATGGAATATTAGTAATCAAATTTAAAAAATACCTTTGAGTATTTTTACAATCAAAATAAAAAATCTTGTGTAAGCAAGCGATCGTTTTTCATGATGCGCTCTTAGGGGATTTTAAAAAAGGGGGTTGTAGGGGAATGATTTCAAAATGCCCTATTCTCTTATGAGTTTAAATAAACTTAATGAGTTTTATTATTAAATGGAATTTAAAAACGATGAAACAAAATTTTAAAACCCTATGTTTTAAAATTTTTTAAGAATATCAAAGCAGATAAGGCTTATTGATATTTGATAAAAACAAACCTTTTTACTTTCTTTAGAAACCTAAAGCCCCCTAAAGATTAGATTTATCCCTTAGCATTTTAAGGTTTTGGCTAACCCCCCTAACGAGGTCTCTTTGTATTTTTCATTCATGTCTTTTCCGGTCGCATACATCGTAGCGATCACTTCATCCAGGCTCACTTTAGGCTTGTATTCATCTTCTAAGGCTAGTTTAGAAGCGCTGATCGCTTTAATCGCCCCTAAAACATTGCGTTCAATGCAAGGGATTTGCACCAAGCCCCCCACCGGATCGCATGTCAATCCTAAATGGTGCTCCATAGCGATTTCACTAGCGATCAAAACCTGTTGCGTGGTCGCTTGGCACAAATGGGCTAACCCTCCTGCAGCCATAGAACTTGCCACACCAATTTCAGCCTGACACCCGGCTTCTGCACCGCTCAAGGAAGCGTTTTTCTTGTAAAGATAGCCAATCGCCGCGCTGGTGAGTAAAAAATCATTAATAGATTTTTGCGATAAATTTTCAAACAAATGGTTTTTGGCGTATAAAAGCACGCTTGGCACCACCGCGCACGCTCCGTTAGTGGGGGCGGTTACCACCTTGCCTCCGCTAGCGTTTTCTTCAGCAATGGAACGAGCGTAAAGCGAAATGTAATCAATCAACGCTAAGGGGTCTTTCCCACTTGTGGGGTGTTTTTCTAGGCGCGTTTTAACGCTTGGGGCTAATCGTGTTACTTTCAAAGAACCGGGCAGATACCTTTCTTTAGAATTAGCCCCATTATGATAACACTCAAGCATCGCATGATAGATTTTGGTCATCGTTGCATCAGGGTGGTTTTTGAGGGCGTTTTCTCTCAAACGCACGATTTCAGCGATGCTTTTTTGGTGTTTTTGGCACAATTCTAGCAATTCCTTAGCGCTTGAAAAATCATAGGCAACGCTTTCATTTTCACCCTCTTTAGATAAGTTGTCTAATTCTTTTTCAGTATAAACAAACCCTCCACCAACAGAATAATAAGTCTCTTCTTTTAAA
This window encodes:
- a CDS encoding DUF874 family protein, translated to MESVKTGKTNKVGKNTETANAKANKETHFKQASAITNMIRSIGGFFTKIAKKVRGLVKKHPKKSRAALVVLTHVACRKAKELDDKVQDKSKQAEKENQINWWKYSGLTIATSLLLAACSVGDIDKQIELEQEKQKTEQEQQKTEQERQKTNKSGIELANSQIKAEQERQKTEQEKQKANKSEIELEQQKQKTINTQRDLIKEQKDFIKETEQNCQEKHGQLFIKKARIKTGITTGIAIEIEAECKTPKPTKTNQTPIQPKHLPNSKQPRSQRGSKAQELIAYLQKELESLPYSQKAIAKQVDFYKPSSIAYLELDPRDFNATEEWQKENLKIRSKAQAKMLEMRNLKPDPQAHLSTSQSLLFLQKIFADVSKEIKVVANTEKKAEKAGYGYSKRV
- the ppsA gene encoding pyruvate, water dikinase, translated to MRYIKFFKELNNKNVNLVGGKNASIGEMFQELVPIGIKVPDGFAITSEAYWYLLEQGGAKQKIIELLENVDATEIDVLKIRSKQIRELIFGTPFPSDLRDEIFQAYEILSQQYDMKEADVAVRSSATAEDLPDASFAGQQDTYLNIKGKTELIHYIKSCLASLFTDRAISYRASRGFDHLKVALSVGVQKMVRADKGSAGVMFSIDTETGFKDAVFITSAWGLGENVVGGTINPDEFYAFKPTLEQNKRPIIKRQLGNKTQKMVYAPRGSEHPTRNIKTTKKEWQSFSLSDEDVLILAKYAIEIEKHYSKEAKQYRPMDIEWAKDGESGEIFIVQARPETVQSQKSKEESQVFEKFKFKNPNEKKEIILQGRAIGSKIGSGKVRIINDLEHMNSFKEGEILVTDNTDPDWEPCMKKASAVITNRGGRTCHAAIVAREIGVPAIVGVSGATDSLYTGMEITVSCAEGEEGYVYAGIYEHEIERVELSNMQETQTKIYINIGNPEKAFSFSQLPNHGVGLARMEMIILNQIKAHPLALVDLHHKKSVKEKNEIENLMAGYANPKDFFVKKIAEGIGMISAAFYPKPVIVRTSDFKSNEYMRMLGGSSYEPNEENPMLGYRGASRYYSESYNEAFSWECEALALVREEMGLTNMKVMIPFLRTIEEGKKVLEILRKNNLESGKNGLEIYIMCELPVNVILADDFLSLFDGFSIGSNDLTQLTLGVDRDSELVSHVFDERNEAMLKMFKKAIEACKRHNKYCGICGQAPSDYPEVTEFLVKEGITSISLNPDSVIPTWNAVAKLEKELKDHGLT
- the thrS gene encoding threonine--tRNA ligase; this translates as MSAELIAVYKDEQIIDLESAKVLGLSDGFEALKGSEPIFFDDSPLALEVIRHSCAHLLAQSLKALYPDAKFFVGPVVEEGFYYDFKTSSKISEEDLPKIEAKMKEFAKSKLAITKEVLTREQALERFKGDELKHAVMSKISGDIFGVYQQGEFEDLCKGPHLPNTRFLNHFKLTKLAGAYLGGDENNEMLIRIYGIAFATKEGLKDYLFQIEEAKKRDHRKLGVELGLFSFDDEIGAGLPLWLPKGARLRKRIEDLLSKALLLRGYEPVKGPEILKSDVWKISGHYDNYKENMYFTTIDEQEYGIKPMNCVGHIKVYQSALHSYRDLPLRFYEYGVVHRHEKSGVLHGLLRVREFTQDDAHIFCSFEQIQSEVSAILDFTHKIMQAFDFSYEMELSTRPAKSIGDDKVWEKATNALKEALKEHRIDYKIDEGGGAFYGPKIDIKITDALKRKWQCGTIQVDMNLPERFKLAFTNEHNHAEQPVMIHRAILGSFERFIAILSEHFGGNFPFFVAPTQIALIPINEEHHVFALKLKEALKKHDIFVEVLDKNDSLNKKVRLAEKQKIPMILVLGNEEVETEILSIRDREKQAQYKMPLKEFLNMVESKMQEVSF
- the infC gene encoding translation initiation factor IF-3, with translation MSRSEVLLNGDINFKEVRCVGDDGEVYGIISSKEALKIAQNLGLDLVLISASAKPPVCKVMDYNKFRYQNEKKIKEAKKKQKQIEIKEIKLSTQIAQNDINYKVKHAREFIESNKHVKFKVVLKGRESQNSKAGLDVLLRVQTMMQDLANPEKEPKTEGRFVSWMFVPKAKETPKNEKKTKENNPPFNRINLMKGENHAKNED
- the rplT gene encoding 50S ribosomal protein L20, which encodes MRVKTGVVRRRRHKKVLKLARGFYSGRRKHFRKAKEQLERSMYYAFRDRKQKKREFRSLWVVRINAACRMHNTSYSRFMHALKVANIELDRKVLADMAMNDMQAFKSVLESVKEHL
- a CDS encoding outer membrane protein; translation: MKKSVIVGAISLAMTSLLSAETPKQQSAIKTSPTKKGERNAAFIGIDYQLGMLSTTAQNCSHGNCNGNQSGAYGSNTPNMPTASNPTGGLTHGALGTRGYKGLSNQQYAINGFGFVVGYKHFFKKAPQFGMRYYGFFDFASSYYKYYTYNDYGMRDARKGSQSFMFGYGAGTDVLFNPAIFNRENLHFGFFLGVAIGGTSWGPTNYYFKDLAEEYRGSFHPSNFQVLVNGGIRLGTKHQGFEIGLKIQTIRNNYYTASADNVPEGTTYRFTFHRPYAFYWRYIVSF
- a CDS encoding DUF1104 domain-containing protein encodes the protein MKKLAFSLLFTGTFLGLFLNASDFKSMDDKQLLEQAGKVAPSEVPEFRTEINKRLAVMKEEERKSYKADFKKAMDKNLASLSQEDRNKRKKEILEVIANKKKTMTMKEYREEGLDLHDCACEGPFHDHEKKGKKGKKPSHPKH
- a CDS encoding L-serine ammonia-lyase, yielding MASFSILSIFKIGVGPSSSHTIGPMEAGARFCESLKGVLEQVERVQITLHGSLALTGKGHLSDEAVLIGLHGIYANELDITTKKALLHEAFENKVLKLANQRNIQFDYSKDLIFDNKPLARHQNALILKVFNAKNEVLKEETYYSVGGGFVYTEKELDNLSKEGENESVAYDFSSAKELLELCQKHQKSIAEIVRLRENALKNHPDATMTKIYHAMLECYHNGANSKERYLPGSLKVTRLAPSVKTRLEKHPTSGKDPLALIDYISLYARSIAEENASGGKVVTAPTNGACAVVPSVLLYAKNHLFENLSQKSINDFLLTSAAIGYLYKKNASLSGAEAGCQAEIGVASSMAAGGLAHLCQATTQQVLIASEIAMEHHLGLTCDPVGGLVQIPCIERNVLGAIKAISASKLALEDEYKPKVSLDEVIATMYATGKDMNEKYKETSLGGLAKTLKC